A window of the Palaeococcus ferrophilus DSM 13482 genome harbors these coding sequences:
- a CDS encoding DNA-directed RNA polymerase subunit H: MWRRKKTFSIFDHELVPEHRVLSEEEVEELLKKYRIKLSQLPQIKASDPAVQALGAEPGDVIEIKRKSPTAGVYYYYRLVIED; the protein is encoded by the coding sequence CTGTGGCGGCGAAAAAAAACGTTTAGCATATTTGATCACGAGCTGGTTCCCGAGCATAGAGTCCTGAGCGAGGAGGAAGTGGAGGAACTCCTCAAGAAGTACCGCATAAAGCTTTCTCAGCTACCGCAGATAAAGGCCAGCGATCCGGCCGTTCAGGCCCTTGGTGCAGAGCCGGGGGACGTTATTGAGATTAAGCGTAAGAGTCCCACCGCGGGCGTGTACTACTACTACCGCCTGGTGATCGAGGATTGA
- a CDS encoding integrase, with amino-acid sequence MWSPGRDLNPRPADYKSVIALKTLNEVWNHEKKAFLEWLSLKIGRERTVKDYYNALKVMFKDYEVRPTKKSIKNAIDALGNKKRYVYGLRNFLKYLTEKELINEDFSKMLQGAAKAKKSGVREVHLNDHEITEAWQHVKNRREEAQMLFKAMVFSGIRLAQLIRMFKTYDPARLQFPLEGIARYPIKDISEGKKKGFWAYFPADLVPELRRFSAKETTAWKWVRYGRVSANSIRKWHYTFLIRKGVPADLADFIQGREAETVGARHYLNKTLLADEWYSTVVDDLKKVLEGEK; translated from the coding sequence TTGTGGAGCCCCGGGCGGGATTTGAACCCGCGGCCTGCGGATTACAAGAGCGTCATCGCACTTAAAACGCTAAACGAAGTGTGGAACCATGAGAAAAAGGCTTTTTTGGAATGGCTTTCCCTCAAAATTGGCAGAGAAAGGACAGTGAAGGACTACTACAACGCGCTAAAGGTAATGTTCAAAGACTATGAAGTCAGGCCTACTAAAAAGAGTATCAAGAATGCTATTGACGCGCTCGGGAATAAGAAAAGGTACGTCTACGGCCTCAGGAACTTTCTGAAATATCTCACAGAAAAAGAACTCATCAACGAGGACTTCTCGAAAATGCTTCAAGGAGCAGCAAAAGCAAAGAAGAGCGGCGTGAGAGAAGTCCACCTCAACGACCACGAAATCACTGAGGCATGGCAGCATGTCAAAAACCGCCGCGAAGAGGCTCAGATGCTCTTCAAGGCGATGGTATTCTCAGGGATTCGCCTCGCGCAGCTCATCAGAATGTTCAAGACCTACGATCCGGCCAGGCTCCAGTTCCCGCTTGAGGGCATTGCTAGATACCCCATCAAGGACATATCTGAGGGTAAGAAAAAGGGCTTTTGGGCGTACTTCCCGGCCGACCTCGTGCCAGAACTAAGGAGATTTTCAGCGAAGGAAACGACAGCGTGGAAATGGGTTCGCTACGGGCGCGTTTCGGCAAACAGTATCAGGAAGTGGCACTACACCTTTTTGATACGGAAGGGCGTTCCTGCTGACCTCGCGGACTTCATTCAGGGGCGTGAGGCCGAAACGGTCGGAGCTCGGCACTACCTCAACAAGACGCTTCTCGCGGATGAGTGGTATTCCACGGTTGTTGATGACCTGAAGAAAGTCTTGGAGGGTGAAAAATGA